The Gadus macrocephalus chromosome 13, ASM3116895v1 genome includes a window with the following:
- the zgc:113307 gene encoding lumican codes for MAPLCAGVLLCVLCVWECVGASNPSHVDHGGVSLWSDRLLGEPSVMSLNDRLDPQWYQANNPESCPKGCFCPIQWPTALYCDQRALTSVPADLPGDTQYLFLQRNNISSLPPSVLAEAPALRWLIVDQNQLEGELLEGPALQNHTELRYLFANHNRLTAAPQGLPEGLRQLRLAYNRISSLGADAFRHLQNLTVLLLQGNRLQTVPSDSFTGLLALDLLDLGENRLEAVPAHLPPSVQQLYLSGNNFSALGEGSFAGLDRLKYLRLRRCGLRSPGVPQAAFNVSTLVELDLSYNRLAVTPTVPNSLQYLYLEANEIQEFKVSSFCQDKGPLSYSRMRILRLDGNKMSYSQLPVDWVYCLRVLHNIFI; via the exons ATGGCTCCACTCTGCGCTGGGGTGTTGCTCTGCGTCctctgtgtgtgggagtgcgTCGGCGCGTCCAACCCCTCCCACGTGGACCACGGAGGTGTTTCGCTGTGGAGCGACCGCCTGCTGGGGGAGCCCAGCGTCATGAGCCTGAACGACCGGCTGGATCCACAGTGGTACCAGGCGAACAACCCTGAGTCCTGCCCCAAGGGCTGCTTCTGCCCCATCCAGTGGCCCACCGCGCTGTACTGCGACCAGAGAGCCCTGACCAGCGTCCCGGCGGATCTGCCTGGGGACACCCAGTATCTCTTCCTACAG AGGAACAACATCAGCAGCCTGCCCCCCTCGGTCCTGGCCGAGGCCCCGGCCCTCCGCTGGCTCATCGTGGACCAGAACCAGCTGGAGGGGGAGCTGCTTGAGGGCCCGGCGCTGCAGAACCACACGGAGCTGCGCTACCTCTTCGCAAACCACAACCGTCTGACGGCCGCGCCGCAGGGCCTGCCGGAGGGGCTCCGGCAGCTCAGGCTGGCCTACAACCGGATCTCCAGCCTCGGCGCCGACGCGTTCCGGCATCTGCAGAATCTGACCgttctgctgctgcaggggAACCGTCTGCAGACCGTCCCGTCCGACAGCTTCACCG gtcttCTCGCCCTGGACCTGTTGGACCTGGGGGAGAACCGCCTCGAGGCGGTGCCCGCGCACCTGCCCCCGTCCGTCCAGCAgctctacctctcggggaacaACTTCTCGGCGCTGGGCGAGGGCAGCTTCGCGGGGCTGGACAGGCTCAAGTACCTGCGCCTGCGCCGCTGCGGCCTGCGGAGCCCCGGCGTCCCCCAGGCGGCCTTCAACGTGTCCACGCTGGTGGAGCTGGACCTGTCGTACAACCGGCTGGCCGTCACGCCCACGGTGCCCAACAGCCTGCAGTACCTCTATCTGGAGGCCAACGAGATACAAG AGTTCAAAGTGAGTAGTTTCTGTCAAGATAAGGGGCCTCTGTCCTACTCCAGAATGAGGATTCTGCGGCTGGACGGAAACAAGATGTCTTACAGTCAGCTGCCAGTCGACTGGGTGTACTGTCTCAGAGTGCTGCACAATATCTTCATCTGA